GATAGATGTGGATGGAGACTTCGGCGGTTATAACCTACAATGGGCCTGGAGTTCCGGTTATGTGGCCGCAATGGCGCTTGCTAAGCAAATGTAATGAATTCATAGAAAAGAGGATGTATCGATCAATATGAATGAGGATCAGACTTCTAAGCACCACGAGTTGTTCATTATTGGTGCAGGTGCTGCAGGTTTAATGGCCGCCGTTATTGCACGGGACCAAGGTATAGATACCGCGATTATTGAAAGTAATGATCGAATTGGGAAGAAGATATTAACGACGGGCAATGGGCGTTGTAATATTACGAACGAATCTACTGCGACGGGTACGGATGAAGCGGTCGCTTTATCGCACAAGTATCACAGCAATCAGGCTGGATTTCCGCTACATGTGCTGAAGCAATTTGGTGTCCGCCAAACTATTGATTTTTTCTCCTCGCTCGGGCTTCCTCTTATAAGCTTGGAGGATGGCCGGATGTATCCGATGTCGTTGCAAGCTGCATCTGTGCCGGGTGTTTTTCGGCTTGCGTTGGAGGATCGGAATGTTCCGGTATATTTCAAGAATAAAGTGTTGGATATTACTGTTTCGACGAAACATCCGCGCTTCACGATTAAATGTGAGACGGAGACAGGGGAACAGGTCGTTTATACTAGCAAGTACCTATTTCTATGTACGGGTGGTCTTACCGCTCCAAAAACGGGAACGGATGGATCCGGCTATACGCTTGCAGAGCGTCTCGGGCACACTCTGATCGAACCTGTTCCGGGCATTGTGCAATTGAAGCTAGATTATCCGCATTTGAAGGAACTGTCCGGCATCAAATTTGAGGGACATGCCCATATTATTGTAAACGGTGAAGTCATTCGTAGCGAATATGGCGAAATTCTTTTTACAGCCTATGGCATCTCTGGCCCGCCAATACTTCAGTTAAGCAGGAAGGCGGCATATAACCTTGGAAGAGGAGAAGCTGTGACATTGTCGGTTGATTTGATGCCGGACCGCACGGAGGAAGAGGTAGTTGAATTTCTGGAAACACACTGGGCGATCTTCGGACACCGAACTGTTGCGGACTCCTTTATCGGCATCATCAACAAGAAGCTGATTCCCGTCTTGCTGATGGAGGCAGGAATTGATCCAGAGCTTCACCTACTTTGTCAGGATCTATCGTGGAAAGCCAAGAAAATACTGTATCGAATCATGAAGCGTTGGGAGTTTATAGTGACCGATACTAATAGCTTCACGAATGCGCAAACAACAGCCGGAGGCATCGATACGACGGAGCTAATCGAAGGGACGTTGGAATCTAAGCTAGTTCCAGGGCTGTATTTGGCAGGTGAAGTGATGGATGTGGATGGAGACTGCGGTGGATATAACCTACAATGGGCCTGGAGCTCCGGCTATGCTGCTGCGATGGCGCTTGCTGATAGACGCAACAGCAACAAAACCTACGTCGATCAAGATTGAAGAGTTAGTGAGACAAATAATTCAATCGTATACGATAATACAAACAAACCACTGATAGATTCAGTGGTTTGTTTTGTGATAGATAGAGATACGATCTCAAAATCTATTTGCGCGGGGTGAGATATGGGCCGAGCCCCGTTGCAATAACCTGATGTCCCCGGTCATTAGGATGGATGGGCATAAATCCGCTTAATGCATCTTCAATCTTACCTTTTTGATATCCATGAATAAGACCTGTCTGTTTTCCTTCAAACCACTTATGTGTGGGAGCTACAGTTACATCATAACTATGGGCTAGCTCGTTTATCATACGATTAAATTGGCCTATCGACTCAACTGCAACAGGGCTGTTCGGAAATGGATTGTATTGCGTGCAGCAAATGATCCGAGCGCGACTTCCTTTTTTTATTCGAGTAAAAATGGTACCTAAGTTACGTCTATAGCTGGTTACAAAGTGTTGTACAGCTAATGGTTTCTTGGATCTAACTGAAGTTAATGCCGCATTGGCTAAATCTACTCCTCCGATCCATACAGAAACAACAGAGGAATGACTGATTAATGGGGACCCTCGCCAGATCACAGCATCCAATAGATCACTGCTACTCCAACCTGGCCGAGCCAGTACAAACCCACGAGCCCTGCATGAGTCTGAATTTAAAGTGGATACACTCAATTGGGGATAAGCCTTTGCCCAAGAAGAGGCATTTTCCCCAAATGTAATGGAATCTCCAAGAGCTGTATAGATCATAAGAATATCACCAACCCCACTCTTAATCATATATACAACGTACATAGCCTGATGAAAAAACGATGTAGCGATCTTGGAGATATTATATTGCAACCATGAGCAGGTTGTGTGGACGTTAACAAATATTGCTTCAATACGAGCGGAATGAAATCACCAGCACCAGTTTAACGAACTCTCCAAGCTAAAATACCAGCATTCATACTGCGGCAAGCATTCATCGCAGCTTCAGGCGTATGGTATTGTTCTCCCCATGCTACAAGATATCGGAATTCATAGAATCCACCCAAGGTAGCTGAGAAGTTGGTTTCCCAGTAATTATTCATCGCCCAAGCATATAAATGACCGGGATCTTGCTGTAGCTTGGCATCTCCATTCAGCAGACGGAACTGATGATTTAACGATCCGAGTTGAATGAGTGGCGTATCTGGCATGGCAATAGCAACACCATCATGGTCGGTTACATACGCAGCGCCATCGCCTAAGCAATAGTAGTCTGCCAAACTGCCCGGCAATTGATCTTTGCGAGGGCGTGTTAAAGCGCCCATTTTATCGATCCATAATTCCTCAGTTCCACTTGTAATTGGACTTCCGAAAGGAAGAGAAATATATAAATTCTCTGGGTCCCATACACTGTCCTTGTGTAAACGGACTGCCACATCCACGCGAGGGTGATTCGCATAAGCCGTAACTAGTAAAGAGTAATGTGAGCAACCAGCTACCTCAAATGTCAGTTGGACTGTACCATATACATCACCTTGTGAGATGACTTCTGCTTTGGTGAGGACACCGGTAGAAATAACCGCATCAGGACCTTTTCGATTCCGTCCCATTTTCCGTCGGACTTCGTACATTTCTTGAACATTGGCCGCATGGGTCACATCATACACAGGTGTAAAGGCATGGTGATTACGGTCCTGCCGCAACATATCCTTCTTCGTATGTTTATCGATCCAAGATGTAATGCCCGCTCCTTTAGTCCACTTGATGGTTACGAACGGTGTATCAATATAGGTGGATGTGATCTTAAATGGTTGCTCGTCATTGGTTATATCCAGATCCATCATTCGATCCGATCCAACATAATCGTTACAAGTTGCGGTCTTCTTTATATTTGAATTAACGGCCTGAATATGAATAGTTTTCTCTTCTCCGGGCTGGAGTGTAACAGGAATACTTACAATAACGCCTCGTGTTGCACGGCTGAGTTGAGATGTATATAACTCACCGCTGTCTACATCGCGGACTTCAAATCCGTCTTTAATTAGATCGTAGTGCCAGCCTTCCATAATGAGCTGAGCGAAATCCTCTTGAACATAATCGAAAGGATTATACAGTTTAAATTTCATCGGACGATCCGGGGATAGAAGGGCGTCTCCCTTTTGCTCAAGAATGTCATATAACGCACGATGAGCTGCGGTGCTAGCATTTGCTGCAAATGCTTCTTTACGCAGACCTAATTCTTGGACAAACGGATTCCAAGGCTCGGTAACCGATGAATGATAACCCCATGTATGCTCTGCAAAAAGAGTTAGTTGGTATTCCATGTCCTTCATGGATTCCGGGGATACGATCTCACATTGAGGATCCAGTCGCTTTACCTTTTGATACACCCGCTGTGCTTCGCGAAATACCTGCACATGCTTTGGTGTTGAACCTACGCCATCAGTCCACCAGTCCGGCCAATCTCCGCGATGCACGGGGATGTCATCAGGGTGATTCTCCGCATGTTCACGGACTTCTGCAAAGAAATCTTCCAAGGTAGCAGGTACGATCGTAATTTGTTCCCCGTACTTGGCATTCCACTCTGAGATGAATTCCATAATTTGCGGATTGGGTGAGCCGTTGTCCGTTGGCAACCCGGAGAACATGACTGGTGCAAAACGGAATGCATAGCCATCTTGCTCAAGTCTGTCGATGTAACGATGAATTCGCGCCTCAGCGATCTCAAAGGTAACCCCTTTGCTTGTATCGAATTCGTCTTTAGTCGTGTAGTTACCGCCAATCCCAGGGATGAAGCCTAGATCATTGCCGAACATATAATGCTCACCATTCCAAGTCAGTAACCGTTCGCCACTAGGCATTTCCCACCAAAAAGGGTGTTGCTTCTTCCATAGCGGGTACATGGAATGATGCGTATGAATGCAGGTTATTAAGTTCTGAATCCCTGCATCGAGCAAGACTTGACCATATCCCCAACTGAATCCGGTAATATCGGCAGTCATGGCGGATGTCACGGGAGCTTGAATCGATTCTCCATAACTGCGAATGCGCTCAATCATCGATTCAAACAGTTCTTTTCCTATCAATTCACTCATGTTGAGGTAGGTGCCGGAGAGTCCGATATCGCCTCGGCGAACAGCTTCTGCAAATTCTATTTTCTCTTGGTCGTTTGCTCTCTTCAGAAAAGTTTCAACTGGCCAGAAGGTCTCGCATTCCCACTTAAATCCGGTCCATTCTGGACGGCGACCGGAATGAATTTCACGTAAAATGTGCAGGGCTTGGCGAATAAAGTCCACATGGTATTGCTGGATTTTCTCCTGACGTTCCGTATAGCCGACATCTGTATGGGAATGATGTATCGCATAAATTTTCCATGGTTTGTTGAAGGTCATTGTAAATCTCTCCTTTGGCTTTTTTATTGATGGCATAACATGATCAGAGCCTTGACTTCATTGTTCGAACAGACGCGAAATACCGATGAATGTATGATTCAGCATGTTGCCTGAAGTGTAAATTTGAACTTGCTGTGAATGGATGTGATCTTGAAGTGCATTGCCAAACAAATCATAGCTTTTAGAAAGTTGTCCTCCGAGAACGATGAGGTTTGGCTCGTACAGCATAATATACGGAATGAGCATTTCTGCAAGACGCTTACCAAACTCGGAGAAAACCGCTCTACCGGGACCGCTACCGAGTCTCGCTAATTCAGCGAGTTCCTTCACATCCATTCCCGGCTGTAGGGCTCCCAAATCTTGAGCAAGCTGCAGGATCCCCCTCTTGGAGAAAGCATCATCTATGATCCCATCTTGATAGGGTTGATTGTACAACCATCCATTAGCAGGAATACCTTGGATTTGGTGGTTAATCTTCGATTGATCGATAAAGGCAGAGCCGAGCCCGGTGCCCAAAGTCAATGCAATGAAGCGATCTTGAGGGAAATCCACACTTACACCTAGCGCAAACAGTCTAGCATCATGCTCAAAACGGATATCCGCACTTTTCAGGCGCTGAGCCCATACCTCGTCTATTTTCTCAAGTCGTTCGGAGAATTCTTTTCTTAAATTGATTCCATAGAGAGATTCGAATTTACCCAGTCCCTGGACATAACAAATTCCTTGCTTATAGTCGAACGGTCCGGGAAAAGCCAAGCCAATATGCCAGTGGCTATCCCGTTCATCTCCTATGAATTGTGAATGATAGAACTCGTATTGAGATCTAAAAATAGTCATAAACTGCTCGAGAATGACCTCTTTATCCTGATCTGCAAGCGAAGGAAACTCCATTTGACTAGTTGAAAGAGGGATACCATTCTCCACAAGGCATGTTTTGATGAATGTTCCTCCTACATCAAGTGCAATGACGATGTTAAGTTCCAAGCAGACTCACATCCCAAGCCTTAGATACGCCGGCTTTAATTAATTTGCATGGTTCATTGCCGAGGTTGATCATCTTATACTCTCCAAATCCAGCAGGAAGAATATAAGATTCGGCATAACTGAACTCTACATAAATGGATTCATCCGCACATGAGACGATCCTCACTTGTTCACCTTCTACCAGATTGTACATGACCATCTCATCATCCGTGTTATCTTTCCATGTATCATGCAGGTGCAACCGGTGTACATAGAACAGTAAGTCATCACGCTGGCCTAATACATACTCCTCGTTAGCCCCTTGGGTTTGCAGTAAGGTAGGGAGTGGTATTAGATTTTCTTCTACCCATTCCGTTGTTTTATAGAAATCAATATTCTCGAACGCATGATCGATGTTAATCGGGCGTGGCTTACCATCTAAGCCTTTACGGAGATAATCATAAATTTTAAAAGTAAACCACCACGTGGTGGAGGAGATTTCTAGCACTAAGTTACCTTTGCCGGATGCGTGTACAGTTCCTGTGGGAATCAGAAAAAGATCGCCTTTATCCGCAGCATAGGCATTCACATAGTCTGTTAACGCAATCGGGATGCCGGTTTTCTGAGCCGTTTGTACGGCTTCATAGAATCCTTCTTTGGAGCATTGTTCTGTCAGACCTAAGTAGACCTCGGTATCGCCTTTTTTCTCCATAATATAGTAGGATTCCTGTTGCTCCATAAACTCGTTGAATTGATTACGAACGTATTCTTGCTTCGGATGGACTTGGCATGACAAGTTGCTACCATCAATCGTATCCAAATAATCAAAACGGATCGGAAAATAATCACCGAATAGTTTGACGAGCCGATCTCCGAGGATTCTTGGGTGTTCATAATGCATTACGGTGAGAAATGGTACCTCGATCTGCTTACCTTCATACTCCAAAATGATCGAGTTCTCTGGTGCGATCGGTTCAAAACTCCAGGCACAATTGGTCCAATTCTCCGGCAAATCCGCGAATTCCTTGAGGAATTGACCGCCCCATACTCCAGGTGCAAAGAATGGTTTTACGCGCATAGGTGCTTTGGCAATGCCTAAGATCATTTGAAGTAATGTAAAGGTTGTTGTCATGACCGGATCTTCCGGTTGATTCATATCGACGTAATAATGAACAAACTCTAAAATTTGCTTGCGATAGGTTTCGAAAACAGGCCATTCTACAAACAGGGATATTTTGTACTTCTCTACATCATCCCGGTTCCAACTGAAACCGAAATTTAGTAGCTGTTGTTTGTGCTCCATCTGTTGATACTCGCGAGAGACATCCAGGAAATAGCTAATGTCAAACATGCCTTCACCAAGCCAATAGGCCCCTGGACCAAATGTGATGACAACGGTTGGCACACCGGATGGTGGAATAGCTGCTATGGCATCATTCATGATGATTGAAGCTTCATATTTGGCATCAGATCTAAAATAATCTTCGATCGTTCCTTCTGTAAAATATCCGAACGCGCGGTTGTCAGTAATATGATGATGAAAATGTTGTCGCAGTGCTTCACTTGTTTTTAAGAAACTGCTGGTTCCTAATACAAAGACGTGATGGCCCTTTTGTTCAAGAGCTTCTACAGTTTGTTGGAGAATCGGCTGAAAGTGAGCTCCATGTGTGCCGTCAAAGGCAACACGTATGATGTTGCTTTGACCCTCTTCGGCCAAAGAAACCACTGGAGCTATAATCGCTTCACACCCATGCTGCAGACCTGGTTCTGCAAAAGGAGCTTCTGAACCAGGCTCTATAGGATGATGAACGCGAACAGGATTGATGGGTCTTTTCTGAAACATTCAAGTCACACTCCTATACAGTGAATAGATTCATTGTAAGAAGTTTTGAACTTTATATCTTTAGAAATACACCCCTGTTTTTTGTACAATTCGGACATATTAGCGAGGGTGGTGGAATAACGGTGTGGTTATGTTTGTATTCGATCTTGCCTTCCATCTGCGAATTGGGATTTTCGAAACTTAGCGGGGGCGACACCCAACATTTTTGTAAATACACGGGTAAAATAATGAACGGAATCGAAGCCTGCCCGTTTGGCAATATCCTTAATGGCGATGTCGCTGTTCAGCAGCCATTCTTTTGCTCTTTGAACTCGATGTTCCTGAACATAATGCACGAATGTCTGGCCGAGCTGGGAATGAAATAGTCTGGATAAATGCCGTGAGGAAATACCGAGCTCTTGTGATACATGTTCAATTCTCAAAGGGGAGGACAAATTATCTTCAATGTATAGCTTAGCCCGTTTCAGTAGGCGATGCTCCGCCGTATCTTCATCCAGAGAATTCACACTTGAGTCCGGTAAGGGAGAAAATCCGTGTAGAAAAGAAAGCAACAAAGAGAGGACAAGATGCTGCAACATATCTTTGGAGATGGGATGTTTACTTTCGGCCATACTGAAGATCGTCTGCCAAATCTGAGCAGAGATGCTAGCGTCTTTCGATTCGGCTACGATTTTTCCACGGTGGATCAAACTTCGGAAATTCCTGGAATAGTTCTCGGAAGTCCGTGATTCGTCGATCTCAAAAGCAACAAAAAACAATGTAAGGCCTTGCTCACTGCGAATTTGATGCCATATACCGGGCCTTGAACAGAATAAGATACCTTCCTGCAATAGATAATCGACTCCGTTGTCGGAGTATTCTCCACAGCCTTCAAGTACATAACAGATTTCGAAGAATGAATGGCGGTGTAGAGAGTTATTATAATGAGAGGGCATAAACCCCCAATAATGAATGCGGAAAGAAACCTGTTCTCCGGCAATTTGCGTTATATGTTGATTGAGTAGGGCGTTCGCTCTTCTGAAATCCTGATCAAGCATGATGAACCCTCCAGATAAACTTATAATTCTATAACAATTATGTATATTATATTTGATTCTATCAAATCTGAAAGGGATGATGTATCTTTATATAGAAGTATTAATTAGGTATCGAGATGACAATCAGGAGGTAACACATGAATAGACAGATGCTAGGAGTTCCACTAGAAGGTTTTGCTGATTTTAGCAGAAAAGTAGCTGCAGAAGGTGCTGTCTTGCTAAAAAATGAAGGCCATGTTCTTCCGATTCAAGATAAAGAAAGCGTTTCAATCTTTGGCAGAACTCAAGTTAATTATTATCGTAGCGGTACAGGTTCGGGCGGTAGCGTTCATGTTACACATACAACCAATTTGCTAGATGGTCTTCGGAGTAAGCAGCATATTACAATCAACGAAGACTTAGCCAATGTATATGAAAAGTGGATTGAGACAAACCCATTTGATAACGGTGGAGGCGGATGGGCTGCAGAGCCATGGCATCAGAAAGAAATGCCTTTAACTGATGAACTGGTCACTGAGGCACGCAAGAAATCGGACAAGGCGATCATTGTGATTGGACGTACGGCAGGCGAAGATCAGGATAATGCTAATGAGCCGGGAAGTTACCAGTTAACCGCAGATGAAACAGCAATGCTGAAACAAGTCACTACATATTTTGAACAAACCATCGTGGTGCTGAATGTATCGAATATTATCGATATGAGCTGGATGAATGATGAAGGTTATGTGCATCCGATTCCATGTGTGATCTATGCTTGGCAAGGTGGCATGGAAGGCGGCAATGCGATTGCCGACGTGCTGGTCGGAGAAGTGACACCTAGTGGTAAATTAACCGATACGATTGCTTATTCAATCGAGGATTATCCGTCAACCCGTAACTATGGTCATGAGTTTACAAGCGTTTATGAAGAAGATATCTATGTAGGGTATCGCTATTTTGAGACGTTCTGCCCGGATAAAGTCCAGTTTGAATTCGGATTTGGTTTATCTTATACAGAGTTTACAATCGAGCCTGAGGAGGCCATTCTGGTCACCAAAGAAGGAGAACAATACTTCGAACTAAGTGTAACCGTACAGAATATTGGAACAACTTTTGCAGGTAAAGAGGTCGTTCAGGTCTATTATGAGGCACCACAAGGAAAGCTGGGCCAACCTGCAAAAGTTCTGGCAGCGTTCGGTAAGACGAAAACTCTTGAGCCGGGTGAATCGCAGCGACTTACGGTAAGCTTCCCTGTGCATTCTATGGCGTCCTATGATGACAGTGGCGTGACAGGGCATCTTTCTGCGTATGTCTTGGAAGCAGGGACGTATCACTTTTATGTCGGAAACAGTGTCAGAAATCTGGTGGAAATAGGCGTTCAAGAACAAATCGGTTTCGTTGTGGAAACTCTTCAAGTCGTGGAGCAGTTGGAGGAAGCGCTGGCACCAACGGAAGGCTTTGCGAGAATGAAGCCGGGTGTGCGGCGGGAAGACGGTTCGTATGAGCTCACCTCTGCAGAAGTACCAACTCGAAAGATTTCTTTGGC
This portion of the Paenibacillus segetis genome encodes:
- a CDS encoding class I mannose-6-phosphate isomerase; translated protein: MFQKRPINPVRVHHPIEPGSEAPFAEPGLQHGCEAIIAPVVSLAEEGQSNIIRVAFDGTHGAHFQPILQQTVEALEQKGHHVFVLGTSSFLKTSEALRQHFHHHITDNRAFGYFTEGTIEDYFRSDAKYEASIIMNDAIAAIPPSGVPTVVITFGPGAYWLGEGMFDISYFLDVSREYQQMEHKQQLLNFGFSWNRDDVEKYKISLFVEWPVFETYRKQILEFVHYYVDMNQPEDPVMTTTFTLLQMILGIAKAPMRVKPFFAPGVWGGQFLKEFADLPENWTNCAWSFEPIAPENSIILEYEGKQIEVPFLTVMHYEHPRILGDRLVKLFGDYFPIRFDYLDTIDGSNLSCQVHPKQEYVRNQFNEFMEQQESYYIMEKKGDTEVYLGLTEQCSKEGFYEAVQTAQKTGIPIALTDYVNAYAADKGDLFLIPTGTVHASGKGNLVLEISSTTWWFTFKIYDYLRKGLDGKPRPINIDHAFENIDFYKTTEWVEENLIPLPTLLQTQGANEEYVLGQRDDLLFYVHRLHLHDTWKDNTDDEMVMYNLVEGEQVRIVSCADESIYVEFSYAESYILPAGFGEYKMINLGNEPCKLIKAGVSKAWDVSLLGT
- a CDS encoding glycoside hydrolase, which translates into the protein MTFNKPWKIYAIHHSHTDVGYTERQEKIQQYHVDFIRQALHILREIHSGRRPEWTGFKWECETFWPVETFLKRANDQEKIEFAEAVRRGDIGLSGTYLNMSELIGKELFESMIERIRSYGESIQAPVTSAMTADITGFSWGYGQVLLDAGIQNLITCIHTHHSMYPLWKKQHPFWWEMPSGERLLTWNGEHYMFGNDLGFIPGIGGNYTTKDEFDTSKGVTFEIAEARIHRYIDRLEQDGYAFRFAPVMFSGLPTDNGSPNPQIMEFISEWNAKYGEQITIVPATLEDFFAEVREHAENHPDDIPVHRGDWPDWWTDGVGSTPKHVQVFREAQRVYQKVKRLDPQCEIVSPESMKDMEYQLTLFAEHTWGYHSSVTEPWNPFVQELGLRKEAFAANASTAAHRALYDILEQKGDALLSPDRPMKFKLYNPFDYVQEDFAQLIMEGWHYDLIKDGFEVRDVDSGELYTSQLSRATRGVIVSIPVTLQPGEEKTIHIQAVNSNIKKTATCNDYVGSDRMMDLDITNDEQPFKITSTYIDTPFVTIKWTKGAGITSWIDKHTKKDMLRQDRNHHAFTPVYDVTHAANVQEMYEVRRKMGRNRKGPDAVISTGVLTKAEVISQGDVYGTVQLTFEVAGCSHYSLLVTAYANHPRVDVAVRLHKDSVWDPENLYISLPFGSPITSGTEELWIDKMGALTRPRKDQLPGSLADYYCLGDGAAYVTDHDGVAIAMPDTPLIQLGSLNHQFRLLNGDAKLQQDPGHLYAWAMNNYWETNFSATLGGFYEFRYLVAWGEQYHTPEAAMNACRSMNAGILAWRVR
- a CDS encoding ROK family protein, whose translation is MELNIVIALDVGGTFIKTCLVENGIPLSTSQMEFPSLADQDKEVILEQFMTIFRSQYEFYHSQFIGDERDSHWHIGLAFPGPFDYKQGICYVQGLGKFESLYGINLRKEFSERLEKIDEVWAQRLKSADIRFEHDARLFALGVSVDFPQDRFIALTLGTGLGSAFIDQSKINHQIQGIPANGWLYNQPYQDGIIDDAFSKRGILQLAQDLGALQPGMDVKELAELARLGSGPGRAVFSEFGKRLAEMLIPYIMLYEPNLIVLGGQLSKSYDLFGNALQDHIHSQQVQIYTSGNMLNHTFIGISRLFEQ
- a CDS encoding NAD(P)/FAD-dependent oxidoreductase, whose protein sequence is MNEDQTSKHHELFIIGAGAAGLMAAVIARDQGIDTAIIESNDRIGKKILTTGNGRCNITNESTATGTDEAVALSHKYHSNQAGFPLHVLKQFGVRQTIDFFSSLGLPLISLEDGRMYPMSLQAASVPGVFRLALEDRNVPVYFKNKVLDITVSTKHPRFTIKCETETGEQVVYTSKYLFLCTGGLTAPKTGTDGSGYTLAERLGHTLIEPVPGIVQLKLDYPHLKELSGIKFEGHAHIIVNGEVIRSEYGEILFTAYGISGPPILQLSRKAAYNLGRGEAVTLSVDLMPDRTEEEVVEFLETHWAIFGHRTVADSFIGIINKKLIPVLLMEAGIDPELHLLCQDLSWKAKKILYRIMKRWEFIVTDTNSFTNAQTTAGGIDTTELIEGTLESKLVPGLYLAGEVMDVDGDCGGYNLQWAWSSGYAAAMALADRRNSNKTYVDQD
- a CDS encoding AraC family transcriptional regulator gives rise to the protein MLDQDFRRANALLNQHITQIAGEQVSFRIHYWGFMPSHYNNSLHRHSFFEICYVLEGCGEYSDNGVDYLLQEGILFCSRPGIWHQIRSEQGLTLFFVAFEIDESRTSENYSRNFRSLIHRGKIVAESKDASISAQIWQTIFSMAESKHPISKDMLQHLVLSLLLSFLHGFSPLPDSSVNSLDEDTAEHRLLKRAKLYIEDNLSSPLRIEHVSQELGISSRHLSRLFHSQLGQTFVHYVQEHRVQRAKEWLLNSDIAIKDIAKRAGFDSVHYFTRVFTKMLGVAPAKFRKSQFADGRQDRIQT
- a CDS encoding SGNH/GDSL hydrolase family protein, which produces MQYNISKIATSFFHQAMYVVYMIKSGVGDILMIYTALGDSITFGENASSWAKAYPQLSVSTLNSDSCRARGFVLARPGWSSSDLLDAVIWRGSPLISHSSVVSVWIGGVDLANAALTSVRSKKPLAVQHFVTSYRRNLGTIFTRIKKGSRARIICCTQYNPFPNSPVAVESIGQFNRMINELAHSYDVTVAPTHKWFEGKQTGLIHGYQKGKIEDALSGFMPIHPNDRGHQVIATGLGPYLTPRK